From Homalodisca vitripennis isolate AUS2020 chromosome 1, UT_GWSS_2.1, whole genome shotgun sequence, the proteins below share one genomic window:
- the LOC124371336 gene encoding plasma membrane calcium-transporting ATPase 3-like: MVESLGKIKMLRSPAQPPYGVTPKDLRELMVFRGQEGAAQLELLGGIQVLCEKLSSSLTRGLTVDTKEFKLRRDTFGLNRIPKVAPKSFLRLVWEALLDSTLIILVSAALISLILNQMKPMENEDDETHGWIEGVAILVSVLVVVLVTAFNDFTKERQFRSLQNRIDCEQVFPVIRDGEASHIPVTEILVGDVCQVKYGDVIPADGVLIQSNDLKLDESSLTGESDYVRKKVYHDPMLLSGTNVMEGSGKMLVTAVGVNSQAGIIFTLLGAVAEKKKQIRKKGRKKKTVIRLEDSAPTDDEVDSPPPESRMKRKSVLQGKLTKLAVQIGYVGSAVAILTVVMLVLQFCVRKFWLEHEKWNDSYYNNFIHFFIIGVTVLVVAVPEGLPLAVTISLAYSVKKMMKDNNLVRHLDACETMGNATIICSDKTGTLTTNRMTVVQSYIYDEFDKVITRQSLATVQSNVADIICQGISINSNYASRLIPSKTLSGSFEQVGNKTECALLGFVGLFQRNYQDIRENMPEEMFTKVYTFNSVRKSMSTVIPWREGYRLFTKGASEIILNKCDYILGKDGEVKSFTGDKKSRLVNNVIRIMAEDGLRTIAIAYRDFVREYASTNEVRINSEPDWDDENTIVSKLTLMCIVGIEDPVRPEVPEAIRTCQKAGITVKMVTGDNINTARSIATKCGIYKPGFLILEGKDFNRRIRDAHGNIQQHLLDQIWPRLRVLARSSPTDKYNLVRGIKESKLRSTREVVAVTGDGTNDGPALKVADVGFAMGIAGTDVAKEASDIILTDDNFTSIVKAVMWGRNVYDSITKFIQFQLTVNLVAILVAFVGACTVEDSPLRAVQMLWINLIMDTFASLALATEKPTPALLDRRPYGRKQPLISKMMLKNILGQSVYQLTVLFCLVYLGDKILDIPTGIKAHNPVNTHFTMVFNSFVMMTLCNEINARKIHGERNIFSGLFTNPIFCTIWLGTLVVQILIIQYGGEPFSAHRLSVDQWLWCLMFGLGSLIWGQILGFLPPSTVQDCPKRPSEDFDVVSLSELSNGSRGRILWLRGMRRLQTQLKVVNAFKSNLARIEELRRQTAGGVESEHPNYVNGPGVANFFAWKPVAYKPAAL, encoded by the coding sequence ATGGTCGAATCTTTGGGGAAGATAAAGATGCTTCGAAGTCCAGCGCAACCTCCTTACGGCGTTACGCCGAAGGATTTACGCGAGCTGATGGTGTTCAGAGGGCAAGAAGGGGCGGCGCAGCTGGAGCTGTTAGGGGGAATACAGGTGCTATGTGAGAAGTTGTCGTCATCACTCACCAGAGGACTCACGGTCGACACCAAGGAGTTCAAGCTCAGGAGAGACACGTTTGGACTGAACAGGATCCCCAAAGTAGCTCCCAAGTCGTTCCTGAGGCTGGTGTGGGAAGCGCTGTTGGACAGTACCCTCATCATCCTGGTGTCGGCGGCACTCATCTCTCTCATACTGAACCAGATGAAGCCTATGGAGAACGAGGACGACGAAACCCACGGGTGGATCGAGGGAGTGGCCATCCTCGTGTCGGTACTGGTAGTGGTGCTTGTCACCGCCTTCAACGACTTCACCAAGGAGCGGCAGTTCAGGAGCCTGCAGAACAGGATAGACTGCGAGCAAGTGTTCCCCGTTATCCGAGACGGAGAAGCAAGTCACATCCCCGTCACGGAGATTTTGGTGGGTGACGTGTGCCAAGTTAAGTACGGTGACGTCATTCCCGCGGACGGTGTTTTGATACAAAGCAACGATCTCAAGCTAGACGAGTCTTCCCTAACGGGAGAGTCGGATTATGTAAGGAAGAAAGTGTACCACGACCCGATGTTGTTGTCGGGCACCAACGTAATGGAGGGAAGCGGCAAGATGTTGGTGACCGCGGTCGGGGTAAACTCTCAGGCTGGTATCATCTTCACGCTCCTGGGCGCAGTTGCAGAGAAGAAGAAACAAATAAGGAAAAAGGGGCGTAAGAAAAAAACTGTGATAAGGCTCGAAGATTCTGCCCCCACAGACGATGAAGTTGACTCACCTCCGCCGGAGTCCCGAATGAAACGAAAATCCGTTTTGCAAGGAAAACTAACTAAACTCGCCGTACAAATCGGATACGTAGGTTCGGCTGTTGCCATTCTTACAGTGGTCAtgcttgttcttcagttttgtgTGAGAAAATTCTGGCTGGAACACGAAAAATGGAATGATAGCTACTACAATAATTTCATTCATTTCTTTATCATCGGTGTCACGGTTTTGGTGGTGGCAGTACCAGAAGGACTCCCTTTGGCGGTCACGATTTCCTTGGCGTATTCCGTTAAGAAAATGATGAAAGATAATAATTTAGTCAGGCATTTGGACGCTTGTGAAACCATGGGAAATGCTACTATCATATGTTCTGACAAGACCGGAACACTAACCACAAATCGTATGACGGTAGTGCAGAGTTATATTTATGACGAATTCGATAAAGTTATTACTAGACAAAGTTTAGCTACTGTGCAGTCAAACGTTGCCGATATAATCTGTCAGGGAATATCTATAAACTCAAATTATGCATCCCGGCTAATTCCTTCAAAAACGTTATCAGGCAGTTTTGAGCAAGTTGGAAATAAAACCGAATGTGCCCTGCTAGGATTTGTTGGCTTATTTCAAAGAAATTACCAAGATATACGTGAAAATATGCCGGAAGAAATGTTTACGAAGGTTTATACATTTAACTCCGTTAGAAAATCTATGTCTACAGTAATACCTTGGAGGGAAGGCTATAGACTATTTACCAAAGGTGCGTCTGAAATAATTCTCAACAAGTGTGACTATATTTTAGGAAAGGATGGGGAGGTGAAAAGCTTCACAGGTGATAAGAAGAGCCGACTCGTTAACAATGTTATCAGAATAATGGCCGAAGATGGGTTACGGACAATAGCGATCGCGTATCGGGATTTTGTCCGGGAGTATGCGTCGACAAACGAGGTTCGTATAAATTCCGAACCTGATTGGGACGATGAAAACACCATTGTAAGTAAATTAACACTAATGTGCATTGTCGGGATCGAGGATCCTGTGAGACCAGAGGTCCCAGAAGCTATAAGGACTTGTCAGAAAGCGGGAATAACTGTAAAAATGGTTACAGGAGATAATATTAACACGGCTAGGTCCATAGCGACAAAATGTGGTATATACAAGCCAGGATTTCTCATACTGGAAGGTAAAGATTTCAATAGGAGAATCCGTGACGCCCATGGCAACATACAGCAACATCTTCTCGATCAGATCTGGCCCAGACTGAGAGTACTCGCGAGATCATCCCCGACAGATAAGTACAACTTAGTGAGGGGAATCAAAGAGAGCAAGCTCAGATCGACAAGAGAAGTGGTTGCCGTCACCGGAGATGGTACTAATGACGGTCCCGCCCTCAAAGTGGCCGATGTAGGATTTGCCATGGGTATTGCGGGAACCGATGTAGCTAAAGAGGCTTCCGACATAATCTTAACAGACGATAACTTTACGAGTATAGTAAAAGCGGTGATGTGGGGACGAAACGTATACGATAGCATCACAAAATTCATTCAATTCCAGTTGACGGTGAACCTGGTTGCAATTCTGGTGGCCTTTGTGGGAGCTTGCACCGTAGAAGACAGCCCGCTCAGAGCAGTTCAGATGTTGTGGATCAATTTGATTATGGATACTTTTGCCTCCCTCGCCCTGGCCACGGAGAAACCCACACCGGCCCTCCTTGACCGCAGACCTTATGGCAGGAAGCAGCCGCTAATATCAAAAATGATGCTCAAGAATATATTGGGACAGTCGGTCTATCAGTTGACTGTACTGTTCTGCCTGGTCTATCTCGGGGACAAAATTCTCGACATCCCAACCGGTATTAAAGCCCACAACCCTGTCAACACTCATTTCACGATGGTGTTCAATTCCTTCGTGATGATGACTCTTTGCAACGAAATAAATGCAAGGAAAATCCACGgtgaaagaaacattttttccGGTTTGTTCACGAATCCAATTTTTTGTACCATATGGTTGGGGACACTTGTTGTGCAAATTTTGATCATTCAATACGGAGGTGAGCCGTTCTCCGCCCACAGATTAAGCGTGGATCAGTGGCTGTGGTGTTTGATGTTCGGCTTAGGATCCCTCATCTGGGGTCAGATCCTCGGCTTCTTGCCTCCCTCTACTGTCCAGGACTGCCCCAAGAGACCGAGTGAAGACTTCGACGTCGTGTCCCTTTCCGAGCTCAGCAACGGAAGCCGGGGGCGTATCTTGTGGTTGAGGGGGATGAGACGCCTACAGACTCAACTCAAAGTGGTGAACGCTTTCAAATCGAATCTGGCTCGTATAGAAGAGCTCAGAAGACAGACTGCAGGAGGAGTAGAATCAGAGCATCCAAACTACGTCAACGGCCCTGGTGTTGCTAATTTCTTCGCTTGGAAACCGGTGGCATATAAACCAGCTGCACTCTAA